Genomic segment of Ktedonobacteraceae bacterium:
ACTACGCGAGCATTCCTGCAAAAAGAGGCCGTGAAGATCTTCCGTATCTACAGCTGGCTCCTGCTGGCTATGCGTGATGAGCCATTGTTCCAACTCTGGATGCCTGCTTAATAAGGCGAAAAACTCCGTGTTGGCGGTATGGTGGCCGGCAGGTGTGACTGACATGAGATAATTTCCAGGCCCCCAGGATAGACCCGTGGCGATGCGCTATTTCAATACCCTACAGGTAATACGTTGCAGCAACCAGACCTGATACACCTGTGACATATGATTCCCGTCCAGCACTGGATCAGGCCCTTGAAGAGGCTGTATGATTCCCTTACATCTAGTAGTATAACGCCGCTGTGAGATATATCGTCTCTTTTGTATAAGCCGCCTGTGATATACTTCCGTTAAGCGGACGACACGCGATGCGAACATTGATGGAGTAGCCTGCTTGCGAAAAAATTTCCAACAAAAAAGCCTGGGAGCCTACTATACGCGCCCCGAAATCACTACCTACTTGAGCAAGCGGACCATTCATAGCTGTATCCTGCAAAAAATCAAGCCTCAAGTCATTGCTGAGTCTTTAGCCCTGGGCAGAGCGAACGCGGAAGAAACCGAAGCTCTGAGTGCAGCGAAGGGGAAGAATCCGCCTTTCTCTTCAATGGAAGAGTTGCTGGCAAACCTCGAAGCTGATCTTTGCCGGAAATTGCTCGCTATCCTACCCACCATCTCCATTCTTGACCCTGCTTGCGGCGATGGCGCGTTTCTCGTCGCGGCGCTGGAAACACTGACCGGCATATACGAAGCCATAATGAGCAGGATTGCAAGCCTGCGCGACCCAGACCTGATGCACTGGCTCGAACAGGCGCGCGCGGAGCATGGTAATCTGGCGTATTTCATCAAAAAGAAGATCATCCGCGAAAACCTCTTCGGCGTAGATATCATGCAGGAAGCGGTTGAAACAACCAGGCAGCGCCTCTATGAAGCCCTCGTTTATCACTGTAAAGGCGGGAGCAGTGTGGATGAGGGGATGGAACCCTTGCGGTCGCCCGCGATGGGGTCTGAACTCCATTTCAATATTCGCACCGGCAATGCGCTAATCGGCCTGCTGCAGTCGGATAAGGATGCGTGGGATGCCGATGCTGCCTGTCTCAACCGGTTATTACTCGCCGAGTTCAAGGGATTGGGTATTACATATCAGCAAGCGACCTGGAATGCTCAGGAGCAGCGGGCAGGAAAACCCATAGCGCGAGCGCTAACCATCGCGGATATTGAAGCGCTGCAGCCTTTCCATTGGAGCTACGAATTTCCTCAGATCATGCGCGAACGTGGCGGATTCGATATCATCATTACCAATCCACCCTGGGAAATATACAAGCCGCAGGCCAAAGAGTTCCTTGCCACCCACTCTGAACTGGTACGCAAAAATAGCATGCGCATCGAGGACTTTGCGCTGGAACAGGCCAGACTGCTACAGGACCCGGAAATTCGCGCCGCCTGGTTGGATTACGCGAGCCGTTTTGCCTATCAAAGCGCTTATTTTCGCTCGGCGGCGCAATACAGGTGCCAGCTTTCCATCATCAACGGCAAAAAACACGGCAGCGACATCAATCTCTATAAGCTCTTCACCGAACAATGCTACAATCTACTGCGCGAGGGAGGATTCTGTGGCCTGGTCATTCCAAGCGGCATCTATACCGACCTGGGAGCGAAGAAATTGCGCGAGATGCTGTTTGAGCAGGCGCGAATCACGGGCATGTGCTGTTTCGAGAATACAAAGACCATCTTCGCGCAGGTGCATCGCAGCTACAAGTTCGTTGTGCTGACCTTCGAAAAAGGTGGGCAGACACAGGCGTTTCCGGCAGCCTTTATGCGCCAGGATATTGCTGAACTGCAATCATTTCCCGAGAATGGCGCAGTGGAGATACCCGTCGCTCTTATTCGCCGCCTCGCGCCTGGCTCGCTTTCGATTATGGAGTTCAAGCATGACATGGATAGACGGATCGCTCGTAAGATGCTGGAGTATCCACTGCTGGGTGAAAGACTTGCGAAAACATGGAACCTGGTGCTGGCGAACGAATTGCATATGACCAACGATAGTTCCCTCTTTCGCACAGAACCTGCACCGGGCAGCCTGCCGCTCTACGAGGGCAAAATGATTCACCAGTTCGCCACATACCGTTCGCTGACCTCGCTGGCGCGGCCTCGTTATTGGGTGCTTGAACAAGAAGGACGACGCGCGCTGCCTGGTCACAAAAGCGATAGCGGCCAGCAGCTGGATTACCAGTACTACCGCCTGGCATATCGTAGCATCGGGCGCAAAACCGACCGCCGTGCTTTGATTGCCACCATCTTGCCCCGGAATGTCTTCGCGGGAAATTCGTTGTTCGTTTCGCGACGGCTTGATCCAGGCAATAGGCAACCTACGGAGGCCGATCAATCGGCGGTGGGCGCGATGAATCGGCCCCTACGGGAGCGTTTCGAGGGTGACGATGTCGCGGGATCATTGCTGATAGACGATTGCGAACTGCTCTATCTTGTCGCCATCCTGAACAGCTTTGTCGCGGATTATTTCACCGGGCAGAAAATCTCGGCCAATTTGAATATGTTTTACATCTACCAGTTGCCGGTGCCTCGTCTGCCGAGAGAGGATGCCAGGTTCAGAATGATCGTGGAGCGTGCCGCGCGGCTCATCTGCATCACGCCTGAATATGACGCGTTATGGGAAATAGTCATGCCATGTTCAACCTGGTCGTCCGCGCTGGTCGCTATTGAGGCGAAGGAAAGAGCAACGTTACGGGCCGAAATGGATGGGCTTATTGCTCATCTCTATGGCCTGAGCGAGGAAGAATTTTGTCACGTGCTGGAGACGTTTCCCCTGGTTGAGAAATCCGTAAAAGCCCGGGTCCTGTATGCTTATTGCAAATATGATGCTCTGCCCCAACTTTTGAGAGGTTACCAATAACACTACACCAGCCCGGGAAAAAAATCCTTTTTTATCTGTTCGCGCCCAACACGCATATTCCTGAGGACGTGTTCATATGCTCGCACCATTGCTGGAGGGCCGGACAGGTAAAATGTGCGCTCCTCGTAGTCTGGAACGGCTCTCAGAATCATCTGCTCGTTCAAGCGCCCTGTCAGGCCGGTCCAGTTGCGCGGGATCGCTTGTATGTTAGTCAGCGTGCAGAATACCTTGATGCCGAGTTTCGCCTGTGCCTCGCTTAAAATGTCCCTGTAGGCGATCTCGTCCGCCGTGCGGCTGACATAAAACAGCACGATATCGCGCCGCTGGCCGGTGTCGAGCAGGTATTTCAACATGCTGCGGTAGGGCGTAATGCCGATGCCACCGGCGATGAAGGCGAGCTTTTCTTCTGGGTCAGGTGGCAGCGTAAAATCCCCGGCAATCTGTCCGGCCAGGATGGTTGCGCGGGCATCGATGCGATACAGGGCCTGCTTGAATGTGCTGCTGTTTTCGTAGAAGCGCACTCCCAGACGCAGATTTTCCTCGGTCGGAGAAGATGCAAGCGTAAAATAACGCCGGTTGCCCCTGCTATCCGGTTTTGGGTGCCCAAGAGTGAACTCCATATACTGCCCTGGCCGGTAGGCCAGTTTTTGTGATGGTTTGAAGACGAATTCGACGATTTCCGGTGCGATCTTGCTTTTTTTGCGCAACTTGAGCGAAACCCTGAACTTGGGACTCACGATGTAGGAGTAAAGGTTGCCGATCACCAGAGCCACTTCGGGCGTGGAATAGACAGGCCCGATATGAATTTGCGGTATGAACAGGATACCTACGATAACGGCATAGATATCTTTCAGCAATTGTGTCGGCGGCGCTGTGAGCGGCTCCGTCAGCATGATCGCCGCGAAGAAAAAGAGGGGCGATTCGAGCAGCAGCAGCGGCAGTTCTTTGGTCAAAGCAAGCCCCTGCGTGATGCTGACGAAACACACGGTGAGCAGGGAAGCGCCAATAAAGAACAAGACCATTTCGCCCGCGCGCAGCTTGCGCACCAGCAGCGCTCCACCAATCAATACCACGGGCAGCATACTTGCGGTTCCCACCCACCAGCTGGCGGAATCGCCCAGCGCAAACGAGGTAATCACGACCGCAATCGCGGCGGGGTTAAAGATGTGCTTGTTGCGAAGAGAGAGAATATATTTGGAAGACATGGCCAGGATGGCGGCCCAGCCGAGAAAGGCCAGGCCACCCGCCGACGAGATGGGGTCAATGATCAGCGCCAGGATCAGGGCCGTGATATAGGCCGATTCGACGTTGGTTGGAACGGCGAAGATGCGCGCCAGGATCGTATTCGTGGCCCAGCACATCAGAACGAGGAAGGCGGTTGATACCAGCAGCGCGAGTGGCGAGAAGGGCAGCAGGTGAAAAAACGAAAGTACTTCCGCCACAGCAAGGTAGGCGATCAGCACATATAGCACCAGGCGGTACATAGTGATGCGATCCAGCAGATCATCAACGCGTGTTATCATCTTGCAGTACATACCTTTCAAAACCGGTGGTATAGGTTGCGCGTGCGGAGGCATCGATCATATATCCCTCAAACCCTGGCAACTCTTCGATAAAATAGATGCCCTTCTTTCCCATCGCGAAAGCAGCCGTGGCAAAGCGGTCGGCTTCATAGACATTGGGGCCTATAACCGTCAGGCTGGCAACGTCCAGCAGTTGTTGTCCTGGATGATGCGGATTGTAAATGTGCTGCCCGCGAATGGCCGTGCCAGACGTGGCAATGCCCTTATTTGTGAGCGCCAGCACTTTGACGATTTCGTTGCGATTGAACGGATTGCGGATGCCGATGCGCCACAGTCTCCCAGGTTTCCCATCTTTGTAGCCCGACACTTGCATATCGCCGCCGGCATCGATGTAGAAATGCTGAAATGCTGCTTCTCTCAGCATCGTCGCGGCTTGCAGGATGGCCCAGCCCTTGACGATGCCGGACGGATCGAGGATGCCGTTATGCTGGATGTCGAAGTAGCCGCCGGTTTCCTGCCGCGTCTGCTCGCTTAACGCCAGGATGGTCCGCATATCATTGCTATACTCTTCGGGGCGCAACTCGCCGCGGTTGATTTGAGAAATCTCGCTGTTTTCCTTGTAAGTGCTGAAGGTAGCATCGATGACGCGAAAATAGTCAAACACGCTGGCAATGTCGGCTTGCGTGACGCGAGCATCATCAATCTCGACTGTGATGGGCATACCCATGAGTAGCTGCAGTTGTCTCATCGCTTATGCTTTCGCCTGCGCAAGCGCGTCGGAGAGAGATTGAATGAAGGCCATGCTGGTATCGGTGGCGCCTGTAATAATATCGACATTGGCGCTCTGGGCCTGGATCGCCTCGCTCGTCAGTTCCGGGTCGGCGATACTATTGATGTAGACGGAGCGGCTGCGATCATTGGGATACTGCAAGAACTGCACGTCGGTAATCTTGCCGTTCTGAATGACGGCTTTGACCTGCACATTGCCCCACTGAGCATCGGCGACGCTGCCCGTGTAGGAACCGTCTTTGTAGAGCGCTCCTGGCGCCGGCGTCGAAGTGGTTCCCCCTGTCCCGCCTGCCGGAGGAGTAGAGGTTGAAGCGGGGGCCGTGGCGGAACTCGCAGGACGAGAGTCTACAGTAGAGGTCGGCACCTGCGCAATCAGACCGGCGCGACCATAGAGAAAACAATATACAACAAAGACTCCAATAATAACGACCGAAACAATGATTTTTTTCACCGCTATACACCCTCACACAGACACATACTAGCTGCCAACCTGATTATTCTCAATTGTAACATGAAAAGATCATCCTTCATCACCATCCATAAACATGAATATAGTGTAAGCGATGTGTATCAAATGGATTTCAGAAATATGTAAAAAAATTGTAAAGCCGCCTGTGGCTATGCCGGTTATAATGATCTTACCAGGTACTACTTTACCGGCCAAAAAGCGGAAATATGTTACAATTGTTCTATTAAAGTGTGCGATGAGTGCGCAAGAAAATAAAAACGGTAGAAAAGGAAGTTTACGTTATGCATTTACATGGGGGACACTTCAGTCCTGGCAAATATGCCATCTCTTTAGGTGCCATACTCAGCATATTCGCAGGCATATTGTTCGGGGTAGCTCCTGGCGCGGTGGCTGCGACACAACCGGCTGTGCGCGCGCTTAAAGCGGAGGATATGCAAAATCTTATTTTCATCTGGGCCAGTGGCACGACTACGATCCAGCAGCAGGCATCACAAATTTGCCGCTCCGAAACCATCTCAGCTCAGAATTGCGCGGCCATCAGCGCGGCTGTACGCGGCTCCTGGCTGGATTTGATGCAGGCAGACCCGGCATCTCTTGGAAGAATCGGCGCGCGAGCGAATCCGGCCGGTAGCACGCGGGTATACACCAGGCTTGCGGGCCAACTCTCTGCGCTGACACACGGCCAGGAGCCTCTATTGCTCGCTCAAACGCAACAGACCTTGCGGCAACTGGAAGTTGCTCTACAGGCGGCAAATGGTCAAGCGCAATCGGCAGGCAGTACGAGCTATACCGTCTGGGCGACTTCTTTCACACGGCAATCGTCGCTAGATAGTATCAATGCGAAGACCGGCCAGTACGTGGCCATGCCCGATGCCTATATCAAGTTCGCGAATCTGGGAGAAATCTCGAATATCCCATCGATTTACCAGCCGTTTTACGTGCCAAATGGCACAAAAACGAAGTGGTCGGTCAATATTTCCCTGCCGGACGGCTCAAAGCATATCGGCAAGGTGCGTATCACCGATGTAGGACCGTGGAACGAAGACGACAACTGGTGGGACCCGAACGGTGTCAGCTCGACGCCCCCGCCTGGCTGCCCCGTCTCTTCAAACCTGATCGCAAAAGACGCCACGAGCAATCCACTCGTCAACGGCATCTGCCCCGATAGCAAGAACCGCCGCAGGATGTATTATTACCTGCTCTACATGCATGCCGGCCTGCCATTCTATTCGGCCCCCAGCTATTCGCCGACAGGAAATTTCGCCGATGGCACCAACTGGCCGACTGCGCTTCCTCAAGGCTGTGCTGAGACCGTCGTAGCTTCACTCAATAATGACGGGATCACCTGTGGAGGCGGGCCGAGTGGCTATAATGCGAACAACGGTGGTTGGTTGCGCGATGGGACATATGATCAGGGCATTACCAACCAGTCGAGTATTGATCTGAGTCCTGGCGTCGATAAGGCCCTCGGCTGGACCTATCCATCGAGCGGCTTGATTAAGGTCAATGTGGGCGGATTGCCTTAATAAATCTAAAGCAGCAGTTTGGCCACGGCGCCGCAAACATGCTGCACAATGGCGTACTCGTCGTCAAGCGAGTTCTGGTCGCGCGTGTAGACGGATATGATGTAGGTCTGCCGGCCCATTGTCACGATGCCGGAAGTATTCATGGCCCACAACCCGTCGGGCGCGGGAACCCAGCCATCTTTCATCGCTACTGTGGCTCCCGCAGGCGCGGTGTCCCCCACCCCAATCTGCTGGTCGGATTCGATGTTCTCCATCAGGTAGAGCGCCAGCTGGCGGTCTTGTGCCGTCAAGATCGTGCCGTTCTGGAGCCGTGTAAGCAAGTTGACCATGGTCAAAGGCGTAATGAGGCTCCAGCCGAAAGCACCGGGATAGGGACTCAGGCCGCTGATACCTATTTGCTGCATATAGCT
This window contains:
- a CDS encoding FAD:protein FMN transferase, whose amino-acid sequence is MRQLQLLMGMPITVEIDDARVTQADIASVFDYFRVIDATFSTYKENSEISQINRGELRPEEYSNDMRTILALSEQTRQETGGYFDIQHNGILDPSGIVKGWAILQAATMLREAAFQHFYIDAGGDMQVSGYKDGKPGRLWRIGIRNPFNRNEIVKVLALTNKGIATSGTAIRGQHIYNPHHPGQQLLDVASLTVIGPNVYEADRFATAAFAMGKKGIYFIEELPGFEGYMIDASARATYTTGFERYVLQDDNTR
- a CDS encoding FMN-binding protein, with the translated sequence MKKIIVSVVIIGVFVVYCFLYGRAGLIAQVPTSTVDSRPASSATAPASTSTPPAGGTGGTTSTPAPGALYKDGSYTGSVADAQWGNVQVKAVIQNGKITDVQFLQYPNDRSRSVYINSIADPELTSEAIQAQSANVDIITGATDTSMAFIQSLSDALAQAKA
- a CDS encoding oxidoreductase, whose product is MITRVDDLLDRITMYRLVLYVLIAYLAVAEVLSFFHLLPFSPLALLVSTAFLVLMCWATNTILARIFAVPTNVESAYITALILALIIDPISSAGGLAFLGWAAILAMSSKYILSLRNKHIFNPAAIAVVITSFALGDSASWWVGTASMLPVVLIGGALLVRKLRAGEMVLFFIGASLLTVCFVSITQGLALTKELPLLLLESPLFFFAAIMLTEPLTAPPTQLLKDIYAVIVGILFIPQIHIGPVYSTPEVALVIGNLYSYIVSPKFRVSLKLRKKSKIAPEIVEFVFKPSQKLAYRPGQYMEFTLGHPKPDSRGNRRYFTLASSPTEENLRLGVRFYENSSTFKQALYRIDARATILAGQIAGDFTLPPDPEEKLAFIAGGIGITPYRSMLKYLLDTGQRRDIVLFYVSRTADEIAYRDILSEAQAKLGIKVFCTLTNIQAIPRNWTGLTGRLNEQMILRAVPDYEERTFYLSGPPAMVRAYEHVLRNMRVGREQIKKDFFPGLV